The DNA region CTCCAATCCATTATCTGTTCTGAGCTTCTTCACTTTCTTCCCTGTTTGAGTTTCAACAAGAGTTTTCCACTTCTTGAAGGTGGGGAAAGTCTCATTTTTATGCCGCAGAAAATAAACCCAAACTTTACGGGAAAAATCATCAATAATAGTCATCATATAGCAGTGTCCTCCATAGGACAGAATTTGTTGGATTTCCGTCCCCTTGATTTGGATCTGGACTTTTTGTAACTGGTACTCCCCTTTTCTTGAATTCTACCTCGAACACTTAAGCCCTCACCCTTGTGCACAGAATGAACTTCAAGATCAAACTTTTCTTTGGACAACAAATTAGATTTAACATCCTCAAAGGATAAGGTATGATTGTTTCCATACAACATGATTTCCTTGAAGTGTTTGTAGGTAGAAGGTAAAGAGACAACCAACAAAACagctttatcttcatcatcaattttAATATCAATATTTTCCAGATCCAAAATTATAGAGTTAAACTCATCAAGATGAGATTGAATAGGAGTACCTTCAACCATACGAATGGTGTATAAGCGTTCTTTGAGACAAAGCTTGTTTGCGAGGCTCTTTGTCATATATAAGGCTTCTAACTTCAGCCATAATGCGGCGGCGGTCGCTTCACTGGCCACCTCGCGGAGAACCTCTTTTGATAAGCAAAGTTGGATTGTTGAAAGCGCCTTGTCATCCAACTCGTCCCATTGATCGTCAGTCATGGAAGCTGGCTTCTTCGCCTTTCCATCTAAGGTTTTCTTTAATCCGTCCTGAGTAAGAACGGCTTTCATTTGGACTCGCCAAATAGAAAAGCTAATCTTGCCATCAAACTTCTCGATGTCAAATTTAGGAGACATTTTGAAATTCTCAAtaagagctctgataccacttgttaggGTATCAGCGCAATGCGGAAGCACAAGATCGAGATAATTGAGAATTAAAGAGAAGTAAGTAAAGTGGCAAGAAAAAGAACGCACAAGATTTACGTGGAAAAACCCTCCCAATGTGAGAGGTAAAAAACCACGGGCGACCACGAGCAAAGTTCCACTATGTAAAAGGGAGAGTACAACAAATCCTCTTATAGAAAATGAGGACAAAGAGAAATATTTGCACTAAACTACTCTCTCAAATGGAACAAGAATCCTCACCAAGAAGACTCACTACAATTCACTCATATGTGTATTACAATTGCTTCAAAGTGTGTGTTGCAATTCCTTCCATTCCCGTTTGCATCATATTTATAGCCTCCGATCAAGTACTTAGGAGTGAAGATATTAAGCAATTGAAGGACATGTGTTACATGCAAATAGCATGAGCTGGAAGACTATAATTAAGTCACGAAAACAAAGCATGAGGTGCAATGTTAGTAACATGCAAATCAAGTAGGAGGTGTAATGCTATGAAGAAAAGTCTTGCTTTGTCATGCTTTTTATGTTGATGGTGAATCATGTAGATTTGGATGTGGCATGATATGAAGCAATCTAGCAATTGCTTAGTCACAAGCTAATGATGCATCACACAAGCTGGAGGTGTGATGCTTAGAGACCATTGCAAGAAGCATGAGGTGTAATTGAGAGAATTAGAGACAAAATTTAACATGCGCCTGGGCCATATGAGTGAAAAAGGCATGCATCTTCTGAGCAAACAAGGTCATCTTGGTAAACATGGCATCGGTAAGTTggagttttgtgaacattgcgtTTTTGGGAAACAGAAAAAGGTTAGTTTCTCCACTGCAACTCACCGTACCAAAGGTATTCTTGATTATATTCATTCTGACCTTTGGGGGCCTTCTAAATCTCCTTCCTATGGAGGACGCCGCTATATGATGACTATTATTGATGATTTTTCCCATAAAGTTTGGGTTTATTTTCTGCGGCATAAAAATGAGACTTTCCCCACCTTCAAGAAGTGGAAAACTCTTGTTGAAACTCAAACAGGGAAGAAAGTGAAGAAGCTCAGAACAGATAATGGATTGGAGTTCTGTAGTGGTGACTTTAATGAGTTCTGCGCAAATCATGGTATTGCTAGACACAAAACCATTCCAAGGAATCCCCAGCAAAATGGTATTGCAGAACGGATGAACAGGACTCTACTTGAGAGAGCTCGTTGCATGCTCTCAAATGCTGGGTTATGGCATCGACGTGATCTTTGGACCGAGGCAACATCTACTGCATGTTACTTGGTCAACCGCTCTCCACATTCGGCGCTTGACTTCAAAGTTCCAGAAGAAATTTGGTCAGGTAATCCTGATGATTATTCTAAATTATGAATTTTCGGATGTCCTGCATATGCACATGCCAATGATGGTAAATTAGCTCCAAGAGCTGTTGAGTGCATATTTCTTGGTTACGCATCTGAATCTAAGGGGTATCGTTTATGGTGCTCTGATTCAAAGTCACAAAAGTTAATTCTTAGCAGAGATGTGACTTTTAATGAGGATGCATTATTATCTTCTGGAAAACAGTCTTCTGTGTCTTCTTCTACTAGTACAGATAAACTGCAGGGTACTAGCGAGAAGGTGGAGTTTGTATTGAAGCCTGCAGCTCCTGATGTCGATGTTCCATCTTCCTCTACAAATGAATCAAACATTGATGATCAACATGCTGATGATGATCGTGATGATAGTACCACTTCTCCTATACAACAACAAGGAGATGATTATTCTATTGCTCGAGACAGAACTAGAAGACAAATCAGAAAGCCAGCTAGATACACTAATGATGACGATTTAGTTGCTTATGCATTGTCTATTGCACAAGAGGTAAATGATGGCGTTGAGCCTGCCAGCTACACTGAAACTGTTTCTTGTGTTGAGTCTTCTCAGTGGCTAGTGGCTATGAATGAAGAAGTTGAGAGTCTTCATAAAAACAGTACTTGGGCTTTGACAGAGCTTCCTAAAGGCAAGCGACCCTTAAGGTGTAAATGGGTCTATAAGAAGAAAGACGGCATTCCCGGGGTTGAAGATCCAAGATGCAAAGCACGACTAGTCGTTAAAGGCTTTAATCAAAAGGACGGTATTGACTTTAATGAGATATTCTCACCTGTTGTTCGTCACACTTCCATTCGTGTTTTGCTTGCTTTTGTTGCTTTGTTTGATTTGGAATTGGAGCAACTTGATGTAAAGACAGCTTTTCTACATGGAGAGTTGGAAGAAGAAATCTACATGGAGCAACCCGAGGGATTTATTGTTCCTGGTAAAGAGCATCTTGTCTGTCGATTGAAGAAATCCTTATATGGCCTTAAGCAAGCTCCCAGACAGTGGTACAAGAGGTTTGATTCTTTCATGATTGGGCAAAGTTATTGCAGGAGTCAATTTGATGACTGTATTtactttcaaaattttcaagatgGATCATTCATATACTTGttactttatgttgatgatatgttAATTGCATCACGTGACAAGTCTTTAATCCGGAAATTGAAAACTCAACTCACTAATGAGTTTGAGATGAAAGAATTAGGTGCAGCAAAGAAAATTCTTGGTATGGAGATTCGCAGGGACCGTCAAGCTGGTAAACTGTTCTTATCTCAACAGAAATATATTGAGAGAGTGCTTGATAGGTTTAATATGAATGATTGCAATCCTGTTTCTACTCCACTTGCTGCACATTTCAAGTTATCTTCAGAATTTTGCCCAGACACAGAGGAAGAAATGAAGCGTATGTCGCTTGTTCCTTATGCTAGTGCAGTTGGCAGTCTTATGTATGCCATGGTATGCACTAGGCCAGATTTAGCATATGCTGTTAGCATGGTAAGTCGGTATATGCACAATCCTGGCAAGAATCACTGGAGTGCTGTAAAATGGATTTTTCGGTATCTAAAAGGTACTTCTCATATTGGCTTGGTATTTGACAGAAGCATGGCTACAACCGATGATGTTGTAGGTTATGTTGACTCGGATTATGGTGGTGATCTTGATCGAAGAAGATCTCTTTCTGGTTACATCTTCACTCTCTGTAATGGTGCTATCAGCTGGAAAGCTACACTTCAATCTATTGCTGCATTGTCTACGACTGAAGCGGAGTATATTTCAGCAACAGAGGGTGTCAAGGAGGCTATTTGGCTTCGAGGTTTGGTCAATGAACTTGGTCTTACACAGGGTGTTCTTACTGTGTTTTGTGATAGCCAAAGTGCTATTCACTTGACCAAAAATAATCGTTATCACGACAGGACCAAACACATTGATGTAAAGCGCCACTTTATCCGAATTATTGTTGTTGCGGGTGAAATCTTAGTTGAAAAGATTCACACGTCTGAGAATCCAGCAGATATGCTTACCAAGCCACTTCCATATTCCAAGTTCCAGCATTGTCTGGACTTGGTTGGTCTCTTTAGTACTTGAGCGCCCTTCGGGGCTTTATTTGGCGACGAGCACTTGTCGACTTTGatccaaggtggagattgttaaATTTTGTCTCTAATTCTCTCAATTACACCTCATACTTCTTGCAATGGTCTCTAAGCATCACACCTCCAGCTTGTGTGATGCATCATTAGCTTGTGACTAAGCAATTGCTAGATTGCTTCATATCATGCCACATCCAAATCTGCATGATTCACCATCAACCTAGCAAGCATGACAAAGCAAGACTTTTCTTCATAGCATTACACCTCCTACTTGATTTGCATGTGACTAACATTGCACCTCATGCTTTGTTTTCGTGACTTAATTATAGTCTTCCAGCTCATGCTATTTGCATGTAACACATGTCCTTCAATTGCTTAATATCTTCACTCCTAAGTACTTGATCGGAGGCTATAAATATGATGCAAACGGGAATGGAAGGAATTGCAACACACACTTTGAAGCAATTGTAATACACATATGAGTGAATTGTAGTGAGTCTTCTTGGTGAGGATTCTTGTTCCATTTGAGAGAGTAGTTTAGTGCAAATATTGCTCTTTGTCCTCATTTTCTATAAGAGGATTTGTTGTACTCTCCCTTTTACATAGTGGAACTTTGCTCGTGGTCGCCCGTGGTTTTTTACCTCTCACATTGGGAGGGTTTTTCCACGTAAATCTTGTGTGTTCTTTTTCTTGCCACTTTACTTACTTCTCTTTAATTCTCAATTATCTCGATCCATTGCTTCCGCATTGCGCTGATACCCTAACATCAGCACCTAATCAAACTTTTTGTCCCTTATAAATGCCTTCATAAGCGTCGTATAGGTGACCGGATCAGGGCTAAACACCTTTCATAAAGTTACAGCAATATCATcagaaattgaaaatgaaatattgCATTAATAAagaatgaataattaaaattctTTACAAAGTGAACAGAGCGAACACAGGACAAAAATACCTTCCACACTACAAAGTACAACCGACTTGGCTTGCTTCACACATCAAGCTAGAAAGCACCAAAATCTCTACAAATGCAACGAAGAAGTAATCAATCTAGATACCTAAAGGCCCTAAATCTCTACAACTCAAAATTCAGCAGCATACCATCATTAATAAAAAAGCTCACCATTTACCCAAACAAGCAAAGACAAATAACAACAATGCAACAAACCTTGAATTGATCACATTAGGTACTTGATGAATAGATGGAGTAAAATCTCGAACTGAAAACCAAAGATTCTAAATTCATAAAAGCACTCCAATACACCTATTTCACCTGCACTTTCTATAGTTAACAACTAGCTTGCTGTTCAAAGAAGACATGTACTAAGGCTCAGAAAGTAATACCAATTACCAATATGGAATAACAAAGATGTAAGTGGGGACAGAGTGACAGACCTCAAGTAGTGACTTTGACAATGAAACATTTCCAAGCCCCCTAATTAGAATCTTCCTTCCTTTTTCTGCATTCCAAAAAGCTTATTGACAATAAAAGACATCATTATCATTTAACAGAACGCACACAGGTTACCAAAAAGAGTAGCTAAGTTTAATCAGTGGAACTGTAAGGGGTTCATCTTCTAAAACCAATGGAAAATACAAATGTTAAAATTCAGAAGCATCCTTACATTtctaaaaaaacaaagaaacaagCTCCAAGCATCATTATCTCCTTATAATCTTTTATATGTAGACAACATTTATCTCTTACTAGTAAAGTATTCATTTTtcaaacaaatgaaaaaaaaagcatttagctattgattattttaatttgaaCATACATAATCAAACCCAATATGAGTTTATTTTCTTCCTCACAGATACACAATCTAGTGATTTTGTGAGTGTTACAAAATAATCAAACAATCAAGCATATTAAATGGTCACACTACGCAAAACAACTGTTTCAATGGTAAGTCCAGGTCCAAAACCGAATAACACACCCCATTCAAGTCCTTCACCGGTGGTTTTGAGTTCATCTTGAGctgatttctttctcatttcatctAAGATGAATAGGACACATGCACTTGACATGTTACCATATTCACTTAGCACTTCTCTAGTAGCCCTCATCTTTTCAGGTTTCAAGTCCAACTTCTGCTCAACTTGGTCTAAAATTGCTGGGCCACCTGGGTGTGCAATCCAAAAAATTGAGTTGTAATCAGATATGCCTAGTGGTTGGAAGGCCTCAATAAGTGCTTTCTCAATGTTCTTTGAAACAATCCCAGGAACATCTTTAAGGAGATGAAATGTCAATCCAACTTCACGTAGGTGACCATCAATGGCTCCTTCACTATCCGGAGCAATAGTTTGTGCAGTCCAAACTAGCTCAAACAAAGGTTTCTCAACTTCAAGCACTGGATCGGAACCAACAATGAGTGCAGCTGCTCCGTCTCCAAACAATGCTTGCCCCACAAGGCTGTCTAGGTGAGTGTCACTGGGGCCACGAAAGGTAACTGCAGTAAGTTCAGAACAAACAACCAGCACACGCGCACCTTTGTTGTTCTCAGCCAAGTCCTTAGCCAAACGGAGCACCGTGCCACCTGCAAAGCACCCTTGTTGGTACATCATGTACCTTTTCACATAAGGGCGAAGACCCAGGAGTTTGGTGAGTTGATAATCAGCACCGGGCATGTCTACACCACTTGTGGTGCAAAATATTAAGTGGGTAATCTTGGACTTAGGTTGACCCCATTCTTTAATAGCCTTTACTGCTGCTTCTTTACCCAGTCTAGGTACTTCTACAACCACCATGTCTTGCCTAGCATCCAGAGAAGGTGCCATATAAGCGCACATGTTAGGGTTCTCTTTCAAAAGATCTTCTGTCAAGTGCATGTATCTCTTCTTGATCATAGACTTGTCACCTGAAATCAATTATAAAGAAGTAACATTAGTACAATATAATCAAGAAAACACCAAAGCCAATCTGATAATGACTAGTCTAGCAATCTAAATGAATGTTATATAGAAAAAATGGAGCAAGATAGAAAAACATAGAATGCTTACACATGCGCTGAAACTTCTCCTTAAGCTCAGTTTTGTGCTCACTGTTGGTGACTCTGAAGTAGAAATCAGGGTAAGTGCTTTGATCAACACAGTTAGGAGGGTTTGCAGTGCCAATAGCGAAGATGGTTGCTGGGCCTTCAGCTCTTTGAGCCTTGCGAATCTCAGCTACACTCACCATCTTTAAATTCTTTTTGTTGGTGATGATATCAAGTTTGTAAGCAAAGATATTTGGGAAGCAAAGGAAGAAGCACTGCAAATTGAGCTCAATTAATTGGCACTTATTTGCAGTAGGAGTTGTCGTTCGTTGTGGTTGGCAAAGTTGTGAGGGGATAAGGGAATTTATATGCATGTATGGGAAGGTGGAAGTGGAAAGGGAATTGGAGTGTGGTAGCTCAACATCACGTTCCTTGTTTGGTGATTTGGTCAATGGCTTACTCGTTGTCTGAGCAGTCAATGAGCTTACGAAGTTTGGTGGAAAGGCTCTGGCGGCTTTTATGTTTTAAGACTCTCTTTACCCCATTGTTTTAGTTTTATTGACTAATTTGACTATGTGCTATTTAGGCAATTCTAataataacatagagtctttccaaaaataattataatcacagagtgagaaatgaagagaaaagaaagaaaataataggTGTAAAATAAAATGTTCTGTGAGAAGATACAAAGTgagaaataaagagaaaaatagagTGTATATATCTTGTTTGTATTGTACTACtgtttggttttttttataagcaaatgttagttttttttttttttttttgaggttcAACTTCTGTTTCTCATTAAAAAAGAAGCAGATAAAACTGCTGGGCCCCAGGGGGTCTTCCTCAATGCAGCATTGATCACTAACATAAAAAGCTAAATTTGCAAGAAAATCAACAACCCGGATGCCAGACCTCTTGACATGTGAAACAGAAAAGGATGAGAAACTCAGGGCCATAGACTTACAGCACCTGATTACATCATGTAAATATGAATCTCCTAGGCTagtgtgaaggtatgaaaaacggtagaaagggggggtttgaataacgttttcagtataaaacttccaccttaaagattttgacaaatctttcgagaacttaagtgctaaagataagagatagaaaagcacacaaggattttatcctggttcacttgataaatcacttaagctactccagtccacccgttaaggtgatttcttccttcttagaatgaaggcaatccactaatcaggtaagagttacaactgcacttgaaacctacaagtgactaacaattacactgacttagctcacactaagattcactctcttagtcttctctaggatccgatcaaccttgatctcctaaaggaactaaacaaactgtttatcaaagaattgtttacaagagatttgcttctaaaaagctaatagtaaacacaatgaatttcagatgaaagaaaacttagaagattttgaatatgtcttgcgcgtatgtgaatgcttcttcttctagccgtttctttcagtcttcagcctctttatatactccaaggattagggttgagcattgcatgggaaatgctaccgttggagggcagttctggaaaatccagcttctgctgtgtctgagactgttaggtaggtcgtcaggatagtacatatgct from Lotus japonicus ecotype B-129 chromosome 2, LjGifu_v1.2 includes:
- the LOC130738097 gene encoding chalcone synthase 4-like, producing the protein MVSVAEIRKAQRAEGPATIFAIGTANPPNCVDQSTYPDFYFRVTNSEHKTELKEKFQRMCDKSMIKKRYMHLTEDLLKENPNMCAYMAPSLDARQDMVVVEVPRLGKEAAVKAIKEWGQPKSKITHLIFCTTSGVDMPGADYQLTKLLGLRPYVKRYMMYQQGCFAGGTVLRLAKDLAENNKGARVLVVCSELTAVTFRGPSDTHLDSLVGQALFGDGAAALIVGSDPVLEVEKPLFELVWTAQTIAPDSEGAIDGHLREVGLTFHLLKDVPGIVSKNIEKALIEAFQPLGISDYNSIFWIAHPGGPAILDQVEQKLDLKPEKMRATREVLSEYGNMSSACVLFILDEMRKKSAQDELKTTGEGLEWGVLFGFGPGLTIETVVLRSVTI